The Juglans regia cultivar Chandler chromosome 1, Walnut 2.0, whole genome shotgun sequence nucleotide sequence gGAAAGGATGCAACTGATGATTTTGAGGATGTTGGACACAGTAGCAGTGCAAGGGCAATGATGGACGAGTTCTATGTAGGAGATATCGATTCGTCGAGCATCCCCTCCAAGGTCAAGTACACTCCTCCCAAACAGCCTCACTACAATCAGGATAAGACGCCAGAGTTCATAATCAAGCTACTCCAGTTTCTGGTTCCCCTTCTAATCTTGGGTTTGGCAGTCGGCCTTCGCTTCTATGCCAAGTCCACGTAATTTTTACAAGGGAAATTTAGAATGAAATTTACAATAAGTTTGTAAGGGCAGTGTATGAACCCCTTTTTATGTGTTTGGAACGGTTAATATTAAGGCAATGGTGTTTGACTGCTTTCTGGCAATGCCAATGACTACGTGTTTGTTTTCCAGTTTTCCTCCTTGAGTGTAATTTCCTGTGAAGTCTCAGGTATGTTCTTCTGTCCCCGAGATGCCATTGGTAAAAGTACCTAGGTCTTCCGGTTTGAAGATATTACGAAGTTTATCTCACCAGGAGCCCCTTCATCCTCATACATATATTTGCTTTGTTTCAATTAAAAGGCCATCCGTGTATGCAGCAAGCAATTTTGTCGTGAACAAGGCCGTTGGTAATATGTCATCTCTTTCAGCTGACATGAGCTCAAGCATCTTCAGGACATACTCTAGTCCTTTCAATGACCAAGTATATTCCCAATTAGGGGTGTTACCTGCCTCCTACGGGGCAGGGCCACCCCCTTCCTTGCACCCCTCCCTCCCCCGCATCCTGGGGGCAAGGTACCCCGCCCTGGTGGGTGGGGTGCGGGGCGGATTCTTcatgtttatttaaaaaatagattacttTCTActatgtttaaaaattattcttaggtccagaagtaattaaaaatatatttttaaattcaaattgtaaatttaaattttgtaaatatgattataatttttaaattatgtaatttttaaatttactagtgcatactttgtgaacaagtctagcaaattgtaatataaatttatatatacacaatttataaaatataaatatatatttatgtttatatataatatatataaaaacatgtaAGTGGAGGCGGGGCGAGGGAAATGCGGGGCGCAGTTGGGCCCTCCCTGCCCCTCGCCCCCACTAGGGGTGctagatgcggggcgggggcacccatCCCAGCATGGGCAGAGCGGGGTTGCCCGTCCCGCCATGTGGGGGCGGGATGGACGGGATTTTAAAGATGTATTTGCAGTGATGACTCTTGCTACCAAGGGCCAAGAGTTCCATTTTGGCCTTGGACTACATGAAGAGCATATAGACAAGCTGATCTCCACCATGATGCTCATGTCATGGACCTGCTTTAAAcaatctcgtttatttttacaatttttcttaattcatctcatctaatcatgataatttttttttttaattttcacacaaaataaaataaacaattcaattttttcaaattaaaaaaaaaataatattaaaaaatatattataacaatattttattcaatttttaactttaatctcaactcatctcatatcatctgcgaaaacaaatgaAGTATATGGAAAGATGAAacttattatattctaacactTCCCTTGCAGGTGTGCTTTACATAAATAAGGACGTGTGGAGTTAGTTCAAGCCTAAGACTTAGccctaataacatattaaatatttatttatctaaaaaacaTGGGTATATTCTATCAGGGTGTTTAAATGTTACAAAACATGATTACATTAGCATGCATAGCTGTGTGATGATGCGCATTGTTGGTATAATTAAGTTGGTATTCTAAATGATCAAGCTTTTTGGTGAAGGATTTTACAATTGCAttggatatttaaaaaatccagAGGGTCAAATGAAGAGATTGCAAAAGCTTGTTTAAAGGAACTTCCTCTTGTTTATCCATACAAGATAAAAGACAGAGTAGAGTGCACGAATCACATTGTAGAAAGGAAGGATAGTTGTATCCTAGGGCGTTTATTACAACAGCTGTCATTGTTAAACTATTCTGCATAAATCCCAtcgatatattatattatttctattgcCATGTAGGTATTAATTAGTTGGATTTTTAGACTGTTTTTGGTGATATTCAAATAGCAAACCAATCcattcattaaataaataaaatccgcTTAAGATTAGTTTGACTTGACCATACAATTTACATCTTGgacgacatttttttttttcaatcacatGAGGTATACCATACCAGGATATAGAATCACAATACCtggatatagaaatattttaactatgaaaagattctataaaaatatattcacaaactgatatggtttaatgtgatatgttagattgttaaactacttttattataaagtaattctaatgtattatatgaagCCACGACGGAACTCTTAGGACTCACTTGTGGAACCTAAACCCCTGGGGAGATTAGCACAACAACCAACTGCCAtgacctcccacttaaatcgcagtttgatcATATGGAGAATCGAACTTGTGACATGAGCCTCATGCACACAATTTCGTCCATACCACTTGGGTTACCCGCAGGTGGGTAATGATACCTGTTGTTATTGCTACGTAAATACACAAAATCGTAAGATTTTGATGATGAAGAGTGCAACATGAATAGTTGAATCACAAGAGCAAAATATAAGGCAGTTGTCTATTCCAGTTCCAACATCAGATGGCCATAGTGTTCTAGCTACTTGTAGTCAATAGCTGGCTTTTTATGTAGTTTCAATTGTTTTCAGTATTTGGAGATCTAGAAGATGAAgctaacccaaaaacatataTGTCAAGACAACCACAAAGAGTTAGGCATTTGGGGGAGTTACAAACCATTGATTGTCATCCCAAAACTCATTGGAAAACCACTTCAATAAATGGTTGTTCTGAAATGCTAATCAATCCCCAGTCCTTGCTTTGAAATGTTATCATATAACAGAAAGTAAACAAAACACATGTTGAAAATGGGTCCTAAGACAGTAAAGCTATATACAGCATGTTCTCAACTTcttccccatgaaatatctatTGGTGATTTATCCATGCATTGATGACGAGAAAAGAATTTGGGAAGAATACCTGTAATCTTTGGGATATGCTCCAGGACCAGGAGCATCATTATTTAAAGTTGAAAGATGGAAACGTATCTTCATACTTGTTAACATGAGACGACAAGTTTGTTCCATTCTGTAGCCTGacgaatcatttttttttcttccatccatataacatattaaaaaaaaaaagacgagaAGAAAAGCCTGTGGCCAAACGGCATGCACATAACCACAGtattttgccaaaaaaaaaaaaaacaaaaaaaaaacaaaggatcttattcctcaaaagaaaaaagggatcTTTTGAGATAACTCCTGATCTATCTGTAGAATTAAACAAAGTTATCAAAGTAGAAGGAACTTTGAAATAAGCCATCACGGTTTCCAAAGACTCTTTCATTGGAATTGCCGTCTTTTTTGTCAATGAGGGAAAGAAGGGACATTATTAAAGAGGAAGACATGGGCAACCTCAAATCCTCTTTTCCTTGAATTCTATATAGTCATTCTATCTACTAAGCAAAGAAAGAGAGACAATGGGAGCTCTAACTAGGGAGAAAGGAGTACTCAAACTGGTGCACCCGGGTAGGTATGTGGAGATTCATACACAACCTATAACTGCTGCAGAAGTCATGAAGAAGAACCCCAGGCACTCCGTTACTCGAACTGACGTGTTTGAGTGTCCATGGATTGTGCTTAAACCTGAGGCAGTTTTGGTTCCTGGTAAAGTGTTCTTGATTGTTCCCAATCATACTGTCTATGACTTGCTAAAAGCCAAAGGGCACGACTGGCAACTTGGTTCTTCAGGACAAATGCAATCTTCCGAAAGATATGTCAACCAACGAGGTCATACACTATCTCCATTGATCAGGTTAGATGTTGGGACAACACCCAAGTACCAAAATCACAACCGGAGCCAATCTTCACCAATCAGGTCAGATGCTGGGACAACACCAAAGCACCAAAGTGACAACCAGAGCCTTAAGGGCAAAGGGCACCACCACCACAGCCAACCTTCTTCACGGCAAATGCAGTCATCCAAAAATCATGTCAACCAACAGGCTTATACACAATTCTCATCGATCAAGTCAGATGCTGGGACAACACCCAAGCACCAAAGATGCAGCTTCAGCCTTAAGGGTAAAGGGCATCGCCTCCAACCTTGTTTACAACATATGCAGCCTTCCAAAAATCGTGTCAACCAACAAAGTCATACACAATCTTCACCGCTCAAATTATATGCTGGGACAACACCCAAGCACCAAAATCACAACCAGAGCCTTAAGCATCAGCTTAAGAACATCTATCGCAACAACGTAAGCTCTAGGGAAGAAGATTTTGACGAGGAaccaaaagaaaattccaaattaGAGTATTGCTTTCCGGAGATTGGTAACAACAAGAGAACTCAACAAAAACTCAAGTTGCAGCTACTTGAAGATTCAACAACAGAGATTAGATTTTCGCATGCTAATGAAAACTATTATAGCAGTAATAAAATCAGTACACAATTGGCCAAAGCAGAAGATCTTCATCTAGAGTTTGAATGTGGCACTAGCAAACAGGTTACCACGTTGAAACCTTGTCTCAAGAAACCAGACAGCTTTCGTAAGTTCCTTCATTTAAGGGTAGCTTTTGACTTGCCAATCAATGATGAGTTGCAGGAGAAGAGACTCTTAGTGTGTGCAACAGAAATTGCAGACTTCTTGGATTGGTGATGTCTAGGGGATCTTTTAAACTTTGTTTCTGTGTAGCTTGATTAGGGCCCTATAGGATTTTGTGATAGCTCAGCTAGGATGTCTCTACTATGAATTACTCATTTGATGAATATTTCAACTGACATAAAGCAATTAATGTATGATGTAGTTGTGCTCCTTGTAACtctcagtttttattttttctttttgaaattgaGAGAAGCGTTTGATGTTTTCTATTCATGGTTCCTTGGGttccaaagaagaagaaagacaaaCAAAATAAGGAATTAGGATTTTATAGGAATTAGAGCAATGTGCTTGAATTGTTTTGAGGTTGTATTTGGGTGAGACCTACTTCAGTGCTGTCTAGAACAAATGAAAAAGGGGAATTTTAGAAAACTAATCAAAGTAAATCTCTATTCCTATTTTTTCCTAAGATTTTAAGGATTTCAAGAGCTTAAAGACTTGATACACAGCTGGTGAAAAAAAAGGACTGAATGCATATACTAATCTAAACTTTGTGAGTCAAACACAATTGTGTTTCCTTCACCCACTCTCTTGGCGAACTAACAAAGCATCAATATCTGCAACTATTTTCTCACATATAATATCtgttatgtatataatttaggTCTTTCTATATTTAGATTGTATAGCAGAGAATTAGGCTAACTATAAATAGTCTTAACGTATATAAACACTTAACGTGTTACAGAAAAATCGGTAGAAGAAATATCTAGTAAGTTGTAACTCTTTTCTATAAACAATGAAAGAAACCTAATGGAAGATGTATTCAGACCAATCTTGACAATTACCTCAAGCACCGCTTACTCCTCAACATCATAGACAATGAAATTCATTTCTGACCAATTCTCAACAGTTATATTTAAGGTGTACTTTCTACTAACACCTTCCACATCCcatattgagaaaattaaagGTACTAGCATCATTATTACTAATGTCattaaaaacagaaattatactgactaaaaaaatatcattgaaGAATGGACAGGCTAGTAGCACAAAAGGCTTCACTTTAACAACTTCTACGACAAACTTACAACAGTAATTGAAAAAAGCAAGATTCTTTGAGAGCTTTTAAAAACTTCAATGGGTCAGGCATAATGGAAATTCTCGACCTATCATCTATCAACATATTCAGGATTCGCATATCTACAGGATtgagaattatataatatatacagtAAATTATTTAACCTGAAAAACAAGAAGGAATTAAGGAAATCAAGCCAGTTTTACTTCTGTAATTGGGGTAGAATTTCAGGTATAacttgaaaaatgtattattgaaaaatgaaattctggaagaagatgatgcaaattttaagagaaaagaaaatggtagaaaatagtcaactcaattcatttcagtTGGGATTATTCTGAAAATTAGGGCCCCGTTGCCCCGCCCCCTTGCACCCCTCCCCGCATGGTGAGGTGGGCAACCCCACCCCTCCCATGCGGGGGTGGGGGGCAGTATGGCCCCAGCGGGGAacccaatttatatatatatatatatttgtaatatacatattgataaatatttattatttgtactatgtataaatatagtaatatgtattaagtataatttttacttaatactttgtgtaagttgtagtgtagtaATAAACATAAGGGTAGTGGTGTGATATTTCTATCtcctaatttttttctctctgtacaATTGAGAAAAATTGTTATGTCTTTTCGCCAGTGATAGTCTACTATTAACGGTGGTGGCAACCTGTGTTGTTTAGTTCAGTCTTTCCAATACATTATGAGTAGTTACGAAGTGATGGGGTTGAGTGGGAACGTTATTATCGATCAAAAATGTTTTTGAGTTTAAGAAGATAAATGCAAGATGGTGGAGAATCACTGAGAGCGGTTGTCGTGCTGTAAAGTATATCTCCATGGACCAAGAATCATTGGGTTGGTTGGCTGGCATGGTGAAGGAAGGTGCAGTTCTTGAGGGATCTTTAAGTTTTCTTAGATTGCGTAAAAATGGAACTCAGGTTTTGGTGGTGCGGAGGCAGCACAACtcgtttgaaatttttttattcgtaTCAGAATATGGTCAAGAGAAGTGACGTGGCTTACTTGCAATACCAGAAGGGAGGAAATGGGTGGGGTGGATAAATTTTGGGGAGTTGTTGATGGAAGTAGCTACAACTTCCTCTGTTTCGGGAAGGAA carries:
- the LOC109006027 gene encoding cytochrome b5, seed isoform; the encoded protein is MGGERKVYTLAEVSEHNDTKDCWLVIAGKVFNVTKFLEDHPGGDDVLLSATGKDATDDFEDVGHSSSARAMMDEFYVGDIDSSSIPSKVKYTPPKQPHYNQDKTPEFIIKLLQFLVPLLILGLAVGLRFYAKST